The segment GTAATAGAGGAAGAAGTGACCCAGGACTTTGAAGAGTCTGGATAAAATCCCCTTTAAAGGTTACATACCTGCAAGgaacagtggaaaaaacaaagatCTTTCTCTATTGTCTCAAAGTTTTTGCTTGCAGCGTATGCTCACAACACACATTTAAAGTGCTAAATTTTTTGATCTCCCTGTTCAGCTGTGTGTCAGAGGTTACAGAAGTAAGGTGTATGTGTGCCTTCAGTAAGGAATATTCCCATTTGTTTTAACTGACAGACAGGTACACAGGTGAGAAGTTTTTGCTCAATTCCCCTTTGAAGAAGGGTTTGGGATTtgtttaaagtgttttttgtGGGACTGATGGTATTTAGTGTATCTGCTTTATATGAATCTGTACATTCTGCCATCACATTTTCTGCATAGTTCCACTGGCTTTTTTCTTAGCCATCAGGGTTTTCCCTTTTTAGCCTATGTATGTATGAAGGAACTGTCTTTTATATGGACCCAGTATTATACCAAGAACTGCaatactttttttgtaaaaattagtttaaaaaatgtttgcttatgGGGATGCTACATATGAATGATGTAGTCCCAAACAGCCAGCATAAAATAACTCCTAATTTATATACTTCTACTGCACACACCTTGATTGTTTATAGTTGTTACATTTACCTGccagagaaaaataagttatatttattaaaacttGCAGGCTTCTGCCATCTGACACTTCCTAGACTTTGCAAGGGATATTTTTCAgccaattaattttattttttttttcacagtatcTTAGCACAATGTGTGTATCTGTGAAACAGTAATATAAAATTTTGGCAGAAATAAACCACAGGCAGTAGGACTTTCACTGTAATGCCCTTGTGGCTTTAGCACTGATGTAAGTCTTTGGAAGGTCACGTTGTGCAGCCTGCCATCCTCTAACATgctaaataaaatgttatttcaaatgaagaaaGCATTAGGGTACATGAGACAGCACTGGCTAAGCACATTTGTAGGATGCACCTGGTGCTTCCTGTGGAATAAAAAGGATTAGTCACTTGGTTTAATGGAAATTAAGTCACTGGATTTGCATGATAATACAGGATAAATATCTCCAAAAATAAATACCGAGATGAAGGCAAGATGTTTATCTCTACCAGCCAGGACAAAACCATTATCCTGTGATAAGGTTCTGTTCCACTGGCATAGTCTTCTACATCGCCTGTGACAGTGTGAGAGAGATACTTCTGTTCTGTGCGTGTGTCAGACTGTGAACACAGCtggattttaatgaaatttgagTGATCGGGGTATCTTAATTTTTACTCTTAAAGAATGAATAGGCTTTAAAAAGAGTTTCATGCCTTGGAATTGCAATGTGCATGCTAGAGCATCTCTTCCGGAGACACTTGCTCAACTGAATAAGCCTTTTTCACTTAGTCACGCAGGTTTCTTAGGAGTATCTAAATGATTATGGTGTCACCAGCTTGCAGAAATGAGTCCTAAAGATTTTGCATATATCCTGTAtgttcacaaaagaaaaaataaagctagcATCCTTACTGTAGTAATATATGAACTACACATTTTTTCATATCCTGTGTATAGCGCTTAAAGTTGGCCTCTGAAGGTCACATTACCCAACCCTTTattcactgttttttccttctttcacatGCCCCATCTTAAAGGATATTCAGCACATGTACATATGtattacatatataaatgtCTGCTTCTGTCTGTAGGACCAGTTTTAATGCCACACACTGAATCACAACAAACATACATTTGAAACCACCACATCTTATCAGCTCTCACTGAACCAGAGGTGCAGGCCACGGGCTGGCCAGGAGAAGCGACCTTGGATGGGCTGGGGTTGCTCTCCTGCGGGCCCCACACGCAGTTCAGTGTATCCAGTGTGTATGCTGATCAACCAGCATGGGAAGATCTCCTGATTGCTTTCTGGTCCATTTGCATGGGCTTCCTTCCCCAGGGAAGTGACTTGGACATAGCCAGACCCATAGCCAGGTCTAGGGGTCAAAAAAACTGCTGGGAACCTGCTATAAACATGGGTTTGAGAGCCAGCATCAGctgctgcaaaatgaaatgtaCATGATGACAGATTAGAACAAGCCTTAGAATTATCGACAGCCAAGATATGGACCCTTTGCCTTCTCTTAGCACCTGCAGCATCTAGCTACCCTCTGATTTGTTCCAGGCTGCTGTAGGTATGCACATGTAGGTTTTCCAGCTCTGaaatgctgcaggcagcagtgcaggcagggatCATCTTCTCCCTCTTACCTGTGCCCTTGATAAAACCACCCCCCTGCCTGCCAAAACATTGCTGTAAACGTGGTAATTGTGGAACTGCCATACTTGTGCATGAAGGTACCTGTTAAGCACTCAGTTACTGCAGCTCCCTCTCCACTGTCTGCTGGTCTTGATAAACCCAGAAGTATTTGTTTTGTCTTCGCGGCTTACCGTGAAGAATATAACTATCATTTTGATCTCACAATATTTAAGAAGTATTGGTTAGCCCTCTCCAAGTGAATGGGTGTTAATGCAATCCAGATCTGGAGCTGAACTGCTTCCTGTACCCTTTAGAGGCAAATTCCATGTTGGGGTGCTGGAACAGTTCTGCCAGAACATTGCCAGAGTCAGGAAGCATTTAAACAAGGTGGAGGACTTTAAACTCTCACAGCTCTCTATTTTCAGCTAAATCTTTATGTCTGAAAAAACGCTGCCTTGAAAACACTCCTCCACCTACACAGTATGGTACAGGTCAGTGACAGTTCAGACCTCTCAAGATATGCCCAAATGCCTTACAGCACTAACCCATTGGCAGTCTCTAGAAACAAGGTCATTCTGTCTTCAATTCCGAGGCTTGTCAGCTGAAACTCAGCCAGTTACCCTCACTCCAGGTGCCTGGGATGGGACTAATATCACACTCTTTCTGGCAGAGGTTGCAAAAAGAGATTCAAGGTGACATTAACCAGCTCTCAGCACTGACTGATGTGGAATTCAAACCAGTGACCCAGATGTAGAAAGCAGTTTATCCCATTATCAACCCCTTGAGCtattctgcttctttttgtatttattccTCTCCAAGTCTAGCATGGTATAAATAACCTCCAGTGTTTTGTGTGGGTGCAGACATGTGCCTCAGACGTGCCACCTAAAGGAACAGAACACAATCTCTTGTGTAAAACAGCTGTTGGTACTAATGCATATTTAATGGCCAGAGTTCTAGGACAGCTTTGGCTTTACAAGTTTGAGTGACCAGACTATAATTAATAAACTATGTCTTATCATTTTACAGTTGTATGATGGGTCACGGTAGatctgcagaaaaagaacaagaaagaaaatcctgtgTCCACCTGCAAGCAGCTAGCCTGATGCAAAGTTTTTGGGTCGTGTGTCCTTGCCCCCACCTGCAAGCAGCTAGCCTGATGCAAAGTTTTTGGGTCGTGTGTCcttgcccccacccccaccccactttttttttttttggcaacacTGACAATGGGGTTAAGtggagaaatgcttttctttcctgtctttgcCCACTTCTCTGAAAGTGCAAGTACTGTCTGTATTTGGTTGGACAGAAATTTCAGCACTGTCTGCCTGATTAAGCCTTGATTTAAGCTTACAGCAGAGGTGAATGAGTGCATGCGTGTGCGTGAGTGAGTGCATATGTCCTGTAAGCTCAGAATTCAGAGCAGATGTTCACTGATCTGAGCCTGCTGTTTGCAAGATTGTCATCAACACTAGcaaggaaggaaatgggaagggaggaagggtcACTGGCTATCCAGCAAGGTGAGATGCGTTTACTTACGGCAGCCCACCACCAAGCATGAGGGATGCTGGTGAAGTTGGTGCTGGAGACATCGTGCTCCACTGTGTAGACCATGGCAGAGAAGGCGAAGATGCCCATGGCAATGAAGAGCAAAAGGCAGCCCACCTGCTGGTAGCACTGGCGCAAGGTAAAGCCGAAGGCACGAAGCCCTGTGGAGTGGCGGGCCAGCTTGAGGATGCGGAAGATGCGCATGAGGCGCATGATGCGAAGCACTTGTCCCACCTTGCCCACCCGTCCCACCTTCTCGATATCATGCTCATGCTGAGAGCCCCGACCTCGGGGCTGGTCATCATCAGCAAAGCATtcgagcagcagctgcaggtagAGGGGCAGGATAGCAATAAGGTCTACTGCATTGAGGGCGCTGCTGGCAAAGCGGCGTAGGTCTGGGGTAGAGACCAAACGCAGCAGGTACTCCAGTGTGAAGAATGCAATGCACAGGGTCTCAATGTGCTCCAAGACAGGCCGGCTGTCCCCACTTTTATGGTCTACTTGCTGCATCTCCTCCACTGTGTTGAGTGCCAGGGCCACCACGGAGATAAGCACGAAGAAGCTGGAGGCCACTGCCATCACCTTAGCAGTGACAGAGGAGAAGGGCTTCTCCATAAGGTTCCAGAGGCGCCAGCGCTGGGGACCGTAGTAACGCATGTGGTGGAAGagctgttcattttcctgagcCTCTGCCTGGGAGCGCAGCTCGCGCTGGACCTTGAGCTGCTCGCTCAGCTCGTCACGGCGCTCCTCAAAGCAAATGCGGCAACAACGAGGTGTGTATTTGAGCCGTACGCCCCAGTAGCTTAGTTCCTCCAGGAAGCTACGGGGGCACAGCTCATCCCGCACATGCAGCACCCCCGAGGCATAGAAGTTGTACACCAGCTGGAAGACAGCCGGGTCCCGGTCAAAGAAATACTCATCTACCTGGGCAGCGTAGTCATCGCACAGGCCCAGCTGGCAGCGACGGTCAGTGGAGGTAGCCAGGCGGCCCAGGCGCGTCTTGGGGTAGATGGCCACTGCCTGGTAGGTGAGGTGGTAGCTTTGGCCACCAACATTGATGTTCAGCACGGGTGAAGTGGAAGCCTTAGCCAGGGCTCCAGAGGAAAGCACAGGGGAGCAAGGAATGGATGAtgagggctttttttctccatcaaaTATGTCTCCACTTGGccattttccttgttcttgttctttctcttcctcttcctcatcttcatcATCCACATAATAGTTGTAATTCCCCTCAGgtcccaggagcagcaggggctgggagtTCAATGGAGCAGTAGCAGAAAAGCCACTCTGCTTATCTACATGCATGCCTTCGTCATTCTTCCCCTTGTTGGGCTCCAGGAGGACATTGGGTGCTTCTCTTTCACTGCCTTTATGCTTTAGGAAAGGAAATTGTCTCCGCATGTTAAACTGCAACATActattttttcttactcttctcCCTTCTGTGCATTCACCTGATTAAGGAATTAACACCAGTCCTTGTCAGCACTACAAAGGCTGAcaatcctgttttcttctctctttatCTCAGTACTATCATGCACAGCAgcagttctgtatttttctccctgccagccacagctccaGTTGTTGTGAGCGCTCCGTGTGGGATATAGACACATGAAGACTGCTGTTGACCGTTTTAATCTTGCTGACAGCGAAGATCTGAGTGCTTAGAGAAGGGGATTTAAGGGCTATTACCGTGTCCAGCTTCATCTCCCTCAGTCGTGACGTGAATGATTATGGATCCATAAATCTATGAAAAATCGGGGGGGGGGAACGGGACagggggacgggacgggacgatGGAACCCTGTAGTTTCATTACTAATAAACCCTACACATTTTCCAAATTCAGGTATATATGGATcaagaaaaatctcaaaatgaaaatatatgagGTGTAGAGGGAGGAGAGGttgggaggagagagaacatTACATATTTCTTTCATCTGCATGAGTATAGCATGTCTTGGTTTTCCCTGATGAAAATTATGAATAATTGATATGCAGATAATGGGTAGGAATTCACTACAGTAGctcttaaaacattttccaaaggtGAGCAAATAAAAGTCATCCCTTTTTATTCCCAGTTGGAATACCTTCATCTGGTTAAGGGCTGAGGAAAGTTGCAGTCTGTTCCTAAAGCTCTGGCTgtgctctggggctgcaggtCTCATGCTCCTCTGGACACAGC is part of the Falco biarmicus isolate bFalBia1 chromosome Z, bFalBia1.pri, whole genome shotgun sequence genome and harbors:
- the KCNV2 gene encoding potassium voltage-gated channel subfamily V member 2, translating into MLQFNMRRQFPFLKHKGSEREAPNVLLEPNKGKNDEGMHVDKQSGFSATAPLNSQPLLLLGPEGNYNYYVDDEDEEEEEKEQEQGKWPSGDIFDGEKKPSSSIPCSPVLSSGALAKASTSPVLNINVGGQSYHLTYQAVAIYPKTRLGRLATSTDRRCQLGLCDDYAAQVDEYFFDRDPAVFQLVYNFYASGVLHVRDELCPRSFLEELSYWGVRLKYTPRCCRICFEERRDELSEQLKVQRELRSQAEAQENEQLFHHMRYYGPQRWRLWNLMEKPFSSVTAKVMAVASSFFVLISVVALALNTVEEMQQVDHKSGDSRPVLEHIETLCIAFFTLEYLLRLVSTPDLRRFASSALNAVDLIAILPLYLQLLLECFADDDQPRGRGSQHEHDIEKVGRVGKVGQVLRIMRLMRIFRILKLARHSTGLRAFGFTLRQCYQQVGCLLLFIAMGIFAFSAMVYTVEHDVSSTNFTSIPHAWWWAAVSISTVGYGDMCPETHLGRLFAFLCIAFGIILNGMPISILYNKFSDYYSKLKAYEYTALKKERGKVDFTRRAMKKISECCGEGAAQPLSQH